CTTCCGCGACCGAACAAGACCATGTGTTCATAACCTTGTAACCAATTAATCTAGCCCCTGGCGGTTGCATCCGGCCAGTTGGCCCCAAGCCTGTTCCCGGGCCCCGAAAAGTCCCTTTGACACTACTATCTGTATACCAGTATTCAGATTAATGATTCAGAACACCGACCCCGGAGGGTGAAATGAAGATTCTTATGGTGCTGACCTCGCACGACCAGCTGGGCGATACCGGCGAGAAAACCGGCTTCTGGCTGGAGGAGTTCGCCGCGCCTTACTACGTATTCGTGGATGCCGGGGCAGAAGTTACACTGGCATCGCCGAAAGGCGGGCAGCCGCCCCTGGATCCGAAAAGTGACGCCGACGACGCGCAGACACCAGCGACGAAGCGTTTTCGCGACGATCCCGTGGCCCAGCAGGCGCTGGCGAACACCGTGCCGCTGGATAATCTGGACGCAGAAGACTTTGATGCGCTGTTCTACCCCGGTGGCCACGGCCCGCTGTGGGATCTGGCGGAGGATCAGCTATCCATCGCGCTGATCCACGGATTTTACCGTGGGAACAAGCCCGTCGGGGCGGTTTGCCACGCGCCGGCGGTGTTCCGGCACACCGTGGACAAGGCGGGGGAACCCCTGGTCAAAGGGAAAAAGGTCACCGGGTTCAGTAACAGCGAGGAAGCTGGCGTACAGCTCACCGAAGTGGTGCCGTTTCTGGTGGAGGACATGCTCAAGGAGCGCGGTGCCGAGTACAGCAAAGGGGGTGACTGGGAGAGCAACGTCAGTACCGATGGGCTGCTGATCACCGGGCAGAATCCGGCCTCGTCGGAGGCCACCGCACGCGCGCTTCTGGGGGCTCTCGCGCAGGGCTGACAGGCCCTCGCTGTGAACCCATCAACAAGAGGAAAGCGGTCGCCGGTTTAATTTGTGGCTCACAAGCCGTAAAATACCCGACCGCAAAACTCGGTTATTTGAGAAGGTCTATGTCAGAACAACCGTCAGAACTGAATGTCACCATCACGGACTCCGCTCAGGAGTACCTGCGAGACCTGCTCGCCAAGCAGGATTGCGAGGGCATAGCCATTCGCATGTTCGTGTCCAATCCGGGCACACCCAATGCGGAAACCTGTATCGCCTACAGCCGCCCGGGCGAAGAGAAAGAAGGCGACCTGGAAATGCAGCTGAACGGTTTCAAAGCCTACTTTGAAGGCCGTAGTGTGCCGTACCTGGATGAGGCGCGGGTAGACTATGCGTCAGACAAAATGGGCGGTCAGCTGACGATTCGCGCGCCCAACTCGCGTATGCCCAAAGTTACCGATGACAGCCCCATCGAAGACCGTATCAATTACGTGCTCTACAGCGACGTAAACCCCGGTCTCGCTGCCCACGGTGGGCAGGTCAGTCTGATGGAAGTCACAGAAGATCACTACGCGGTGTTGAAATTCGGTGGTGGTTGCCAGGGTTGCGGCATGGTGGATATGACCCTGAAAGAGGGTGTAGAAAAAACGCTCAAGGAGAAAATTCCAGAGCTTGCCGGTGTGAAGGATATTACCGACCACACGGATAAGTCGCAGGCTTATTATTGATCTGCTAGCAGCACCAAAAAAATCGCGGCAATTGCCGCGATTTTTTTTGCCTGTTTCAGGCTCCGATCGCGGACTTACTGGTATACACGTACGTAATCTACATACATGCGTTGCGGGAAGGTGCTGCTCCCATCCGGGCTGCCGGGCCAACTGCCACCGACGGCAACGTTGAGCAAAATGAAGAAAGGTTGGTCGTAAACCCAGGGGCCATACTGCTCCACCTGTGCACGGGAGGCGTTGTAGAAATTGTTCCCGTCTACATACCAGCTGATCCCGTTACTGTTCCACTCCACCGCATACACATGATAACCGGCATCTACACTTTGCCCCAGGTCGTGGGTGCCCGTCAGTGGCGTATTGCCCGAGTATCCTGGGCCGTGCAGGGCCCCGTGGGTGAGGGTCGGTTCATAGCCCACGTGCTCCATAATATCGATTTCACCGGAGTTCGGCCAAGGAGTGCCGGTGAAGAAACTGCTGCCCAGCATCCAGAAAGCGGGCCAGATGCCCTGTGTCTGCGGCAATTTGATCCGCGCTTCGATACGGCCATATTGGAACTCTTTTTTACCGGCGGTGATCATGCGGCTGGACGTGTACTGGCAGGCGCCGTACCAGCAGCTTTGGCCACCTTCATTACGGGCTTCGATCACCAGCACATTGCTGCCGGCCTGATCGTCATACTGAATAGATGCATTTTGTCCGGCGGTGTAGTACTGCAACTCACTGTTGCCCCAGCCACCGCCGCCGGTTTCAAATGTCCAGTTATCGGTGTTGATGCTATCGAATTCGTCGGCCCAGACCACCCCATTGCCAGCGGCGGGGCTGACCACGATGGAGCTCACATTATCGTTGAAGCCTTCGTTGTTCAGGCAGCCATCATTACCGGTGATGGTTACCGATGCACCGGTAAAATTGTCGCCGTCATAAAGCGTTGCCTGGTACCCGGAAGCCACTTGAATGGATGAAGCATCGTTGTCGACAAAGCCGAGCGCCTGCAGACTGGCAAGGTTGTAGCTGCCAACACCGAGCGGTGTGGACCAACCGTTGAAATCACAATGTTGATAAACAGTTGCCACTCCTTCAGGGTTGCTGGGGACGACCTCTATCCAGTTCAGATTCCAGTCTCCAGTTACCGCGTAGACACCAAGATTGTAGGTCCCGGCATTGATATGGACCTGGTGGGAAATGGTCTGCCAGTTCTGCCATCCGCCGGTGTTGGGAATCTCTAAAGTGCCGAGCACCGTTGCCCCGCCATTGAGGTCATTGGAAAGCGTACCCCCGGTTGCGCTAGCCACACGAAAACGGATGGTGTATTCGCCGCTACTGGGAATGGTGAGATTGTTATAGGCGAGCCATTCGCCGGCGGCTACCCAGCCGACATTGTATCCACCGCCAGTGTCCGTGGTCTCTTCGATGTCGACATCATCTGCTCGATACACACCACCGGTGTTTCCCGGGGTTGTGTCGTAGAAGGCATTGTAGTCTTCCGCTTGGAACACCGTTGCATGCGCTTCTGCGAAGAACAGAGCTCCACATAGCCCTGCCAGAAAAGTGCGCGCGAGCACGCTTTTCCGGATGTGTGTCAGGTTTCTCATTATCGCTATCTCTGTTTTGATGGAAGGTGAACCCGCTGAAACATCGCTAACCCACAAGCGGGCCCCAAAATATCTAGAGATTTTTCTGGAGTGGCGTCCCAGAAACGACCAAATCTGAAAGTGGCACGGCAGAATGGGGCAGTTTGGCGCGCTATTGTTTTAGCGGCGGACAGCGCTATCGATCTGGCCGGGAGGGGGCCAAAAGGGTTGGGGGGAAAACAGAAAGCGCGTTTTCGCCGACGGAGGTGAGAAAGCGCTTGTCGTAAGTGGTACAAACAAATCACTTTGATCTTCTGATGATCAGTGGGATGTGGATGCACCACTCGTTGAGACGTGAAATTGACGGAGCCCCGAGCTTCAATGGGGTCGCATAGCTCTAGCCCTCGGAGTCAGATTCTTCGTTGACGGGCTCCAGGTTTTCAAAATAGTCGTAAACCCCGACACCTTTCAGGTATACGCCATCAAAGCCCGCATCGATAATCCGGAACAGGTAGGAATCGTCGTTGCCATAGAGGATGTCTTTCCAGCCTTTTCTCCAGTAGTCCACGTAATAGGCGTTATCCGTGCCGGCAACCCGGTCTCTGAGCCATTCCGGGGGATTGGTGGGCCAGAAGGACTCCCAGTAGTAGCGGTTATCCTCCGCATATCCCACATTCATGGTGGCAATCAACAAGCGGCGGCGTCCGTTATCTTTGAACTTCAGGTCGTTGATCTGATCGGCTGTGTATGCAACACCGTCAAAGAAAAAGTCCATCACGATCAGGTCGTAATCGGTATTGCGGACGTCATTCACCAGATCCTGACGGGTGGAGTAGCCGCCGGTGTTCGTGAGATTGAGAAAGTTCTGCGCCTGGCTCAGTCGGTCTACATCGAAGCGGTTGCCATTGTAGATCGGTACCGGGAAATCCGGGATGGTGTCCAGGATTTTCTGTTCCGCAACAAAGCCCACGTAGCCGGCGTTGTCGCTGAGGTCATAGGCGTTGTCGATATTTGCTTCTGTGAAAGCAAAATCAGTCACCAGAATATTGGCGCCGTTCCCCTGTGCCAGGTCCAGATAGGCCTGAAGCCGGTTGCGCTCCGACGCCGAGGTGGCCTGATCGACGGTGATCTGTCCGTAAAACAGACCGGTCTGCGCAACACCGTCCAGGGCGCTGACATAATCACTGTCTATCTGGGCACTCTGGCGGCCGGTGGTGGTGATCAGTTCCGGCGCATCTTCGGCAATCACAACAAAGCCGCTATCCAGACTGCTGGCGTAACTGCTAATGCTTTCGACCAAGCCTCGCATTTCCCGCTTGTAGTTGAACTCGCCTTCTGTAGAGAAATCCGGGAATTCGTCGAAATTACAGCCACCAAATACCAGAGGTATCAGTAGGGCGGTGAACAGCCTTTTCAAGAGCCTTCTCCTTGAGATCTTTTATCTTTCCATCAGGCGCCAGTCTAACAGCGATGCCTGAATTCCACATGAATCAATCCATGCGTTTTTTGGTTTTATTGGTGGCCTGTGCATTGACGGGATCCTCGGGCCAGAAATGTTTCTGGTATTTGATCCGGAGTTCTTTGCGCACCTCGTGATAAGTGTTGGCCCAAAAACTGTTCAGGTCCCGGGTCACCTGTACCGGCCGGCGGGCGGGTGACAATAGATGGATCATCAGCGGGTAGCGGCCTTTCAGGATGGAGGGTGTCTGCGCCAGCCCGAACATTTCCTGTAGTCGTACGGCCAGCACCGGCGG
The Microbulbifer celer DNA segment above includes these coding regions:
- a CDS encoding family 16 glycosylhydrolase: MRNLTHIRKSVLARTFLAGLCGALFFAEAHATVFQAEDYNAFYDTTPGNTGGVYRADDVDIEETTDTGGGYNVGWVAAGEWLAYNNLTIPSSGEYTIRFRVASATGGTLSNDLNGGATVLGTLEIPNTGGWQNWQTISHQVHINAGTYNLGVYAVTGDWNLNWIEVVPSNPEGVATVYQHCDFNGWSTPLGVGSYNLASLQALGFVDNDASSIQVASGYQATLYDGDNFTGASVTITGNDGCLNNEGFNDNVSSIVVSPAAGNGVVWADEFDSINTDNWTFETGGGGWGNSELQYYTAGQNASIQYDDQAGSNVLVIEARNEGGQSCWYGACQYTSSRMITAGKKEFQYGRIEARIKLPQTQGIWPAFWMLGSSFFTGTPWPNSGEIDIMEHVGYEPTLTHGALHGPGYSGNTPLTGTHDLGQSVDAGYHVYAVEWNSNGISWYVDGNNFYNASRAQVEQYGPWVYDQPFFILLNVAVGGSWPGSPDGSSTFPQRMYVDYVRVYQ
- a CDS encoding type 1 glutamine amidotransferase domain-containing protein; translation: MKILMVLTSHDQLGDTGEKTGFWLEEFAAPYYVFVDAGAEVTLASPKGGQPPLDPKSDADDAQTPATKRFRDDPVAQQALANTVPLDNLDAEDFDALFYPGGHGPLWDLAEDQLSIALIHGFYRGNKPVGAVCHAPAVFRHTVDKAGEPLVKGKKVTGFSNSEEAGVQLTEVVPFLVEDMLKERGAEYSKGGDWESNVSTDGLLITGQNPASSEATARALLGALAQG
- the nfuA gene encoding Fe-S biogenesis protein NfuA codes for the protein MSEQPSELNVTITDSAQEYLRDLLAKQDCEGIAIRMFVSNPGTPNAETCIAYSRPGEEKEGDLEMQLNGFKAYFEGRSVPYLDEARVDYASDKMGGQLTIRAPNSRMPKVTDDSPIEDRINYVLYSDVNPGLAAHGGQVSLMEVTEDHYAVLKFGGGCQGCGMVDMTLKEGVEKTLKEKIPELAGVKDITDHTDKSQAYY